Genomic DNA from Bemisia tabaci chromosome 2, PGI_BMITA_v3:
TAATAATAATATAGGATGAACAATGCATTATGATTGAATGAGATGGATAAGAATTAGTTAGAGCAATATTTTATGAAAGATGACAATCTTAAAAGACCAACTTTACCTTGATTcttctattaattttttcctttttatagaaatgcagaattaaaaatttgctaATTGGTAGGTATTTATGTTCAGTATTTCATTCGAAGGGTttagctacttttgggcctTAACAGCGTAGTTGGACTTAAAATGTATGTAGTGAGTAAGTGAATACATAAATCAATTCAGATTATGAAATATGCACCAGTTTGTTTGCAAACTATCAATTTCCTTTCAAGGAATAATCTTGCTGGTCAAGATGGCTCTTCAAGGTACTTACATGACGTGAGTGGATGAATGGCACTTATGGATAGACGCGATTTCTCTAGTCTCAAGCGTCTTAATTCTTCTAAGAAGATGCCTTGCCTTGTTTACTGAAGACATGATTTGTGCTCTTAAAAAAGAATCTCATAGTAACTTCATAATTTTCAGGTCACCCTAATTGGGTATTGAGCTTAGCATGGTCGCCTGATGGTACAAGACTCGCCTCTGGTTGCAAAAGTGGTAGAGTAATGACGTGGGATGCcaactctggaaaaaaattagctcaaaTGTCTGGCCATAAACAGTGGATAACAGGAATTACGTGGGAGCCTTTTCACTTAAATACAACTTGCCGCAGGTGAGTCATCAAGAACTTTTCGCATCATTGAtggtctgttttttttttcctttgagttAATCTCCAAGTTATTATCCTTATTATCtctattttgatcaaattttcagatgtccTTTCATTAGGTTTCGTACGATTTTTGCAGGTTTGCCAGTAGCTCTAAAGATGGCGATGTAAGGATATGGGATGCCATCACTGGTCGCTGTGAAAGAACCATCTCTGGTCATACAATGAGCGTAACGGCTGTGATTTGGGGAGGATCTGGACTGATCTATACATCATCACAAGACCGATCTGTGAAAGTTTGGCGTTCCTCTGATGTAAGTTACTTTATAATTGGAGAAGTCAACAATTATTTTAAGGACTCCTCTCTTTATTTGACTATCTCTCAGGAATTTTCTGGTTTTATTTTGAACTTGGTTGTTGaaacctcaaaaatttgaaatctaaaAAATGTGAATCAGAATTCCCCCACAAGTTTTGATAAATCAGAAAATCATGATCttcaaagtaaattaaaatCTGTACCTACGTAAAGATATACTTCAGAATCTTTCAGTACCTCTCTCGtattattttcacaaaaaaatgtgaatAATGAATATGAAACTTAAAATGATTCAGCCTTTGTTATTTAAAACAATGATTCTAACAATTAAAAACTCTCAGCCAAGTTATATCATTTCATGATAACTCCAAAGTAAATGTTTTGTTATTAATCTGGAATGTTTGATGTTCAGATTATCCCAACTACCCTCCATAGCTTACCATTTCTGTTCCCTCTTGAGAATGAAAATGTTGGcagcttttctttcttttcttttaataatCTTAAAACAGGAACCAAACTTAAAATcgtttttcttgtttattttgcATACAGTCCTAAGGACTATCTTTGGACTTTTCAGGGAAACTTTTGGCTTCTATTTTTTGCCTCATATATTTTTAGCCAACATAGCAAAACAGTATCATCAAATTTCTTCTTTGCTCAACAATACATAATTTCcatgaaatttatttaaaaaaggcCAATTTATGACTTACAGAGTGGCCTCAAATGAGTCCAGATGACTGTGTATcaattctgtttttttctcttcttgcaGGGTGTTCTATGCAAAAGCCTTCTTGGTCATGCTCATTGGGTGAACACCTTGGCGCTGAGCACAGAATATATCCTTCGGACTGGTGCAGTAAATTTCCATTCATATGACCACAACAGCAAATCTTGTAAGTGTGAAATCCCTCTTGAACCCAtgtgaaatttctttttctaaattctgGGGCAATCCTACTTTTGGTATCAGTGCAGTTTTtatgatgaaattttgatgagaggcTGTACAGAAAGCTTGTGTCAGAAATAATAAGCCTGTGTAAAGTTTTTAATCATTGTATTATTCCATAGTCTTTAGAGGTAGATAGAATCCAAATTctagtttttcgatttttctgggattttctcatttcatctAGAAGAACTCCTTGAAAGTGTACAAAAAAAAGCCTAAgccttgaataaaaaaaaagtgttcataCTGATGATCACCTTCCTTTGTCAAGggcttttttctcctttgaaaatgaccaaaaaagcTATGAATATGAAATGATTTTACGTACACCTCATGATGCAGAAATCATGATTCTGTGTTCCTAAAAGCTATATTAATCTTTCAAAAACCTTTAATCGTTTTTAGGGCCTTTGTTCTTGAAATTCTTTCTCCTTTGTTCTTGAATTTCTCCCtctaaaatgattaattttcttGTGTTCTTACTTActtctccttaaatttttcagtggaGGAGAAGCAACAAGAAGCAGTATCTAAGTATAAAATGATGTGTGATGAAGATGGTGGAGAGAGATTAGTTTCCGGTTCTGACGACTTTACTCTGTTCTTATGGAAGCCAGAAACGGATAAGAAACCCATCGGTAAGACATGATTCACTCCTTTGTGAACGCAATATAAATTGGCCTGTGTGAAAACCGTCTTTTTTCCCTAATTTTGAGAatattgcaacaaaaaaaaaacccaagtcTTTAAATTATAGGATTTATTAGTTTTGAAAAGCTAAATATTACAGTCAAGGGTCGTGAAATAGGGCTTCTGTTCATTACCAGCTCCTCCTCTTGCTGAGACAGAATcatcttccatttaaaaaaaaaaaaaaaaaaaattcaacaatagtcatttttacttaaatcattgaaatttttgagttacaAAAAGCTGTTCAATCCCTCAACCCCCCATAGCATGATGCTACTGATTTGTAACAACgcttttgtggttttttaaaaaaaattcaattatttctcTGTGACAATGTAGCAAATATTGATCTATATtttcgtttttgaaaaaattattaccGAAATAATTAGGAACATGATGTTTTTATGCATCAGCCTCTTTTGACAAATCCGTCAAGATCTGGGATGGGAGGACTGGCAAGTAAGTCCTTTAGTTTTAGGCAAAGTATTTTTACAAGAAGAATGACAGATTTGTGTCCCCCCTGAGTCTAAGGCCCATCCAGATATAATTCTTGCTGTAGAGAgttaaaaaacatttaaaataattaaaatagaaaGGAGGGATAAATAGCACAGCCAAAAAATTCAGCCATCAAGAAGATTCTACTGTGTGTCAACTGCAGATCGCTGATAACAGAACAAATTGATTGGGGCTCAATACCTCTATCTCTATAGCAATACTTCTTCTGATGGGTTGACTTTTAGTCCAATGTAGCCAACATGGCCGTACCAAGATCCCTTTCCGTTCAACCTATGAGGCTGATGTGGTAAGCCATGTTGAGCTGCCAGTTAAAGGTTTCAAAAATTGTTGGACGGAAAGGGTTGAATACTTCTCAATCTTACACATCTCCAATTTACAACGTGTGTTTCAGCTCGCATGACTGGTCATCAACAACTTATCAACCATGTCCAATTTTCGCCAGATGGACGGTTGATTGCATCAGCTTCTTTCGACAAATCCGTCAAGATCTGGGATGGAAGGACTGGAAAGTAAGTTCTTTAGCTTCAGGCAAAGTATTTTTGCAAGAGGAATGACAGGGCCTACTCTATAGATACTAGCCCATTCTGAAATCAGTCAAAGTAAAGCAGCATCAGCCTTGTCTTTACCTCAGCCTTCACCTTTCTCCGTTTCTGTATCTAAACATTTCTCCCCAACTTTTATGTAGGAAGTTATGTAAATCATGAACGCCAAGATGTTATAATGATAAATATTATTCAGAGTTCCAGAGCTTTTTGATCATTACGATCATTTTCAAGGCAAGAGAAAGAAGCACTACATCAAGCAGCTAGTAGTGCCTCTTCTCACTGCCTTGAAAATGATCCTAATGATCAAAAAGCTTCGGCTTTCtaaataaaatgtattattCTAACACCTTTTATTACATAACTTTCTACACAAAAGTCATTATTGGTGTTATTGTGATAATTACCACAATGTTATATCATTTTTTCTCAAGTTCTTCCTTTATTTTGATTTAGAAATCtggttttacttcattttttggcCCAAGTACTTTACTGTTTGTGAGTTAATTGCTACTTTTGATTAAACAATTTCAATACTGAATATCTACGTTTTTCCAGTTTCAAAGAAACAAAGAGTATTGCAGCAATGACATTTAGAATTAAAATTGAGAACGTACATTGATTTTCCCGTATACACATGAACAATTTCAGTTTCATGCAGTTCATTATATTTTCTGAAAACATccatctcataaaaaaaaaaaaaaaaaaaaaaaaaaaaaaaaaaaaaaaaacccaatccTGTAGTTTCAATTCTATGGGTACAAATTTATGATAACTAcgttttttatgtaatttttatttattgtccTAATTTTTTTGACAGATACTTAACGGTTTTGAGAGGTCATGTGCAAGCAGTCTACATGGTAGCATGGTCTGCCGATTCACGTTTACTTGTGAGCGGAAGTGCCGACTCGACTTTGAAATGTAAGCCAaacttttgagaattttccCCATTCGCAATTTTTATAATTGTATCTCTCAAACAGTTACACTTTCTGATATTCACTgcatgaaacttcaaacatccAAGTAACtatgtatttattttctcaTGAGTTCTGTGGTCtcaaatataaaacaaaatcaaattcTTATAATGAGACTctgttgaattttcaaaattttaggtcAAAATGTTTCTCAGTCCTCTTTGTAAACAAATAGAACGCATGAAGAAATGATGCAACATATAATGTAGGTAGGCTGATTCTAATTAAATCTGTCCAATTGACTTGCAGAATTTGTAAGTATAAATTCAGCTGTGCATTAATAGAAAGTTTGCTTCTGAAACAAGTAGTGGATAGTGGACAAATAGAGGATAAAGTTTCCCAGTGCCAAATGATCTTTTAACTCTTCAAATATTTCCCAAATGTGTATCAATACCTGAAATGCAAGGtcatttcacaaaaatatcTTACATGCCTGCAGCATAAAGTAAAAACTATGACTATATCTCTAATGAGACTAATTTTTGTTGCCAAGTGTGGAATCTTAAGGACCGAAAATTACAAGAAGATTTACCAGGTCATGCTGATCAGGTGTTCGCTGTAGACTGGGCCCCTGATGGATCACGGGTGGCATCAGGAGGAAAGGATAAGATTCTTCGATTGTAAGTAGACATTTTTTATATAgggtaaaatttacattgaatgAGCTTTAATGTATAAAGAGTACTTCATGAGAATAAGAATATAGCTTGTGGCTAATTTTTTAGTTAAGAGATTTACCTCAAGTTGGGtgaattaatttgaattttttttatcgatcacCGAATAGGACATCACGCAAGGTCCGAATCAGACAAAAAggtcacatgttttctcttcaaaatgatACACACATCGCGATGTTCTTAAATCAACTGCTGAACGAGATCcaacaagtatttttaatatGAAGCAAGTGAAAGTTTGATTATATCAATGATGTCATTTCTATGTCTGCCATTTAACTGAAGTTAATCGCAAACACTCTTATCTTAtgtaggagttgattttcagactttctgtcgTGTGATACATTTTCTTGTGAACCTTTGAAAAGAGCAAATTTTGCATAGTGCCTTAAT
This window encodes:
- the Nle gene encoding notchless protein homolog 1 codes for the protein MESDKMDETVEEINDKRILCQFKSESGEPLGTQLDLPYSVTHEHLQIICRTLLQQDESALYAFYVEEKEINNCLVDVLDINKLNTEHVVDIIYQEQAVFRVRPVTRCTSTLPGHAEAVVVVKFSPDGSQLASGSGDTTVRLWDIHTQTPHHTLQGHPNWVLSLAWSPDGTRLASGCKSGRVMTWDANSGKKLAQMSGHKQWITGITWEPFHLNTTCRRFASSSKDGDVRIWDAITGRCERTISGHTMSVTAVIWGGSGLIYTSSQDRSVKVWRSSDGVLCKSLLGHAHWVNTLALSTEYILRTGAVNFHSYDHNSKSLEEKQQEAVSKYKMMCDEDGGERLVSGSDDFTLFLWKPETDKKPIARMTGHQQLINHVQFSPDGRLIASASFDKSVKIWDGRTGKYLTVLRGHVQAVYMVAWSADSRLLVSGSADSTLKLWNLKDRKLQEDLPGHADQVFAVDWAPDGSRVASGGKDKILRLWQH